One window from the genome of Larus michahellis chromosome 23, bLarMic1.1, whole genome shotgun sequence encodes:
- the LOC141734372 gene encoding uncharacterized protein LOC141734372: MEQQLRPRTSSEEGRLVTCDEPCSFSSRFLCQILQLSFVKYLMKILQKASVWIGFVVPVETIISKVYPTPSPARPRRFAKKRRGRLTRLLLSVVPTRIQNILGYLPAEWGHSNMPKEIREGGISPSKKANKRKRDDVALEEQESLLVVLERDLPEHDSDDPTYEFLEVETDSEEYQSQNDTETDLEFEEQDGTIMLKDSSDLQSCALTMPLSLRVEDIQRAGVSDAPEPLAASTELGPEDPAGSSSGEGAPDIDSGGDDDDAQKPQAGVSSGDGSEQEADADCDESSSLSQYEDKQEP, encoded by the exons ATGGAGCAGCAACTGAGACCACGCACCAGCTCAGAGGAG GGGAGGCTGGTTACCTGCGATGAGCCCtgctccttctccagcaggttCCTGTGCCAGATCCTCCAGCTGAGTTTTGTCAAGTACCTG ATGAAGATCCTTCAGAAAGCATCAGTCTGGATTGGATTCGTGGTCCCTGTGGAGACCATTATCAGCAAAGTCTACCCCACCCCGTCTCCCGCCAGACCTAGACGATTTGCCAAGAAGCGCCGGGGGAGACTAACACGCCTCCTCCTCTCCGTTGTCCCCACCAGGATTCAGAACATCCTGGGCTACCTGCCAGCAGAATGGGGCCACAGCAACATGCCCAAGG AGATCCGAGAAGGTGGGATCAGCCCCTCTAAGAAAGCGAACAAGAGGAAGCGGGATGACGTAGCTCTGGAGGAGCAGGAGTCCTTGTTGGTGGTACTGGAGAGGGACCTGCCGGAGCATGATTCTGATGACCCCACGTATGAG TTCTTGGAGGTGGAAACAGATAGCGAGGAGTACCAGTCCCAGAATGACACTGAGACAGACCTGGAGTTTGAAGAACAGGATGGGACCATTATGCTGAAGGACTCCTCAGATCTCCAG AGCTGTGCCCTGACCATGCCCCTGTCCCTGCGGGTGGAGGACATACAACGTGCTGGGGTCAGTGATGCCCCAGAGCCGCTGGCTGCAAGCACGGAGttgggaccagaggatccagctGGGTCCAGCAGTGGGGAAGGTGCTCCAGATATCGAtagtggtggtgatgatgatgatgcccAGAAGCCACAAGCTGGTGTGAGCAGTGGGGACGGCAGTGAGCAGGAAGCTGACGCAGACTGCGATGAGAGCAGCAGTTTGTCACAGTACGAG GACAAGCAGGAACCCTGA